In Streptomyces thermolilacinus SPC6, a single genomic region encodes these proteins:
- a CDS encoding UDP-N-acetylglucosamine 1-carboxyvinyltransferase translates to MADDYLVRIGRLIRDARQHRGWTQAQLAEALATSQSAVNRIERGNQNISLEMIARIGEALDSEIVSLGYAGPMHLRVVGGRRLSGAIDVKTSKNACVALLCASLLNKGRTVLRRVARIEEVYRLLEVLSSIGVRARWINDGTDLEIVPPTELDMEAIDADAARRTRSIIMFLGPLLHRMRAFKLPYAGGCDLGTRTIEPHMIALRRFGLDITATEGLYHALVDPSVSPDRPIVLTERGDTVTENALLAAARHDGVTVIRNASSNYMVQDLCFFLEALGVRVEGIGTTTLTVHGVPHIDVDVDYSPSEDPVEAMSLLAAAVVTESELTIRRVPIEFLEIELAVLEEMGLDHDRTAEYSADNGRTRLVDLTVRPSKLEAPIDKIHPMPFPGLNIDNVPFFAAIAASAQGQTLIHDWVYDNRAIYLTDLNRLGGRLQLLDPHRVLVEGPTRWRAAEMMCPPALRPAVVVLLAMMAAEGTSVLRNVYVINRGYEDLAERLNSVGAQIEIFRDI, encoded by the coding sequence ATGGCAGACGACTACCTCGTACGCATCGGCAGGCTCATCCGTGACGCCCGGCAGCACCGCGGCTGGACGCAGGCGCAGCTCGCCGAGGCACTGGCGACCAGCCAGAGCGCCGTGAACCGCATCGAGCGGGGGAACCAGAACATCAGCCTTGAGATGATCGCGCGCATCGGTGAGGCGCTCGACAGTGAGATCGTGTCGCTGGGCTACGCGGGACCCATGCACCTCCGGGTGGTCGGCGGCCGCCGCCTCTCCGGCGCCATCGACGTGAAGACGAGCAAGAACGCGTGTGTGGCGCTGCTGTGCGCCTCGCTGCTGAACAAGGGCCGCACGGTCCTGCGCCGGGTGGCGCGGATCGAGGAGGTCTACCGGCTGCTGGAGGTCCTCAGCTCCATCGGCGTCCGCGCGCGCTGGATCAACGACGGCACGGACCTGGAGATCGTGCCGCCCACCGAGCTGGACATGGAGGCCATCGACGCGGACGCGGCCCGCCGCACGCGTTCGATCATCATGTTCCTCGGGCCGCTGCTGCACCGGATGCGCGCCTTCAAGCTGCCGTACGCGGGGGGCTGCGACCTCGGCACGCGCACGATCGAGCCGCACATGATCGCCCTGCGCCGCTTCGGCCTGGACATCACGGCCACGGAGGGGCTCTACCACGCGCTGGTGGACCCGTCCGTGTCGCCGGACCGGCCGATCGTCCTGACCGAGCGGGGCGACACGGTCACCGAGAACGCGCTGCTGGCCGCGGCGCGCCACGACGGCGTCACCGTCATCCGCAACGCCTCCTCCAACTACATGGTCCAGGACCTGTGCTTCTTCCTGGAGGCGCTGGGCGTGCGCGTGGAGGGCATCGGCACGACGACGCTCACCGTGCACGGCGTGCCGCACATCGACGTGGACGTGGACTACTCGCCGTCCGAGGACCCGGTCGAGGCGATGAGCCTGCTGGCCGCGGCGGTCGTCACGGAGTCGGAACTGACGATCCGCCGGGTGCCGATCGAGTTCCTGGAGATCGAGCTGGCGGTCCTGGAGGAGATGGGCCTCGACCACGACCGCACGGCCGAGTACTCGGCGGACAACGGCCGTACGCGGCTGGTGGACCTGACGGTACGGCCCTCCAAGCTGGAGGCGCCCATCGACAAGATCCACCCGATGCCGTTCCCCGGCCTGAACATCGACAACGTGCCGTTCTTCGCGGCCATCGCGGCGTCCGCGCAGGGCCAGACCCTCATCCACGACTGGGTCTACGACAACCGCGCCATCTACCTCACGGACCTCAACCGCCTCGGCGGCCGCCTCCAGCTCCTGGACCCGCACCGCGTCCTGGTCGAGGGCCCCACCCGCTGGCGCGCCGCCGAGATGATGTGCCCGCCCGCCCTGCGCCCCGCGGTGGTCGTCCTCCTGGCCATGATGGCCGCCGAGGGCACGTCCGTCCTGCGCAACGTGTACGTCATCAACCGCGGCTACGAGGACCTGGCGGAACGCCTCAACTCGGTGGGCGCCCAGATCGAGATCTTCCGCGACATCTGA
- a CDS encoding ATP-grasp domain-containing protein has product MAAAPSGVQRPAAFILTGAFRVVCRNHEYLNALARRGLKVLVLCPDSCREQAEAVLRAAPGPVAAIAEVAYASGALDREFSYDPDVLAIVQDWREHYRIVGAYAMEETLVEPTGLVCDLLGVPHPGLRASRVCRSKYLQRIYLARFSPQSTIVTPAMRRSVDLEAIKYPVVVKPATRHASSGVLACDGPSEVAALLDGYPAHETVLIEQRVIGQEFSVESLVQAGEIRFASVTRKETTESTDRTFVELAHSVPSPRVRTAGKDTTELLLAADREVLRALDFRDGISHSEWRVTGAGEPYLMEIASRTPGDGLTQLYWLACGQAIEEQVIRIALGEDTAYPAPSRYARQVYLNHPVGVLRGVSVDWPGVGVTWVGDTDLWQQPMPGQAGDSPTLRSVLALKSRGSELRPLSSSHDRAVTFFIDADSEEELDQLEHRIRAAVSLSVEPQDT; this is encoded by the coding sequence ATGGCCGCCGCACCGTCCGGCGTACAACGACCCGCGGCCTTCATTCTGACCGGCGCCTTCCGGGTTGTCTGCCGCAACCACGAATACCTGAACGCGCTGGCCCGCCGCGGACTCAAGGTCCTCGTCCTGTGCCCGGACTCGTGCCGGGAGCAGGCCGAGGCGGTGCTGCGCGCCGCGCCCGGCCCGGTCGCGGCGATCGCCGAAGTCGCCTACGCCTCCGGTGCGCTCGACCGTGAATTCTCCTACGACCCCGACGTTCTGGCCATCGTCCAGGACTGGCGCGAGCACTACCGCATCGTGGGCGCGTACGCGATGGAGGAGACGCTGGTCGAGCCGACCGGGCTGGTCTGCGACCTGCTCGGCGTCCCCCATCCGGGCCTGCGGGCCAGCAGGGTGTGCCGAAGCAAATACCTGCAGCGCATCTATCTGGCCCGGTTCAGCCCGCAGTCGACCATCGTTACGCCGGCCATGCGCCGGTCCGTCGACCTCGAGGCGATCAAGTACCCGGTGGTGGTCAAGCCCGCCACCCGGCACGCCAGCTCCGGGGTGCTCGCCTGCGACGGGCCCAGCGAAGTCGCGGCACTGCTGGACGGCTACCCCGCGCACGAGACCGTGCTGATCGAGCAGCGGGTGATCGGGCAGGAGTTCTCGGTGGAATCCCTGGTGCAGGCCGGCGAGATCCGCTTCGCCTCCGTGACCAGGAAGGAGACGACCGAATCCACCGACCGCACCTTCGTCGAGCTGGCCCACTCCGTACCGTCCCCTCGCGTCAGAACCGCGGGGAAGGACACAACAGAACTGCTGCTGGCAGCTGATCGGGAGGTGCTGCGGGCGCTGGACTTCCGGGACGGGATCTCGCACTCCGAGTGGCGGGTGACCGGGGCGGGAGAGCCATACCTCATGGAGATCGCGTCGCGCACCCCAGGCGACGGCCTCACCCAGCTCTACTGGCTGGCCTGTGGGCAGGCCATCGAGGAGCAGGTCATCCGGATCGCGCTCGGCGAGGACACCGCGTACCCGGCCCCGAGCCGATACGCCCGCCAGGTCTATCTGAACCACCCGGTCGGCGTGCTGCGCGGCGTCTCGGTGGACTGGCCGGGCGTCGGGGTGACGTGGGTCGGCGACACCGATCTGTGGCAGCAGCCCATGCCCGGCCAGGCGGGAGACTCGCCGACGCTGCGGTCGGTGCTCGCTCTCAAGAGCCGGGGCAGCGAGCTCAGGCCCCTGAGCTCCTCCCACGACCGGGCCGTGACGTTCTTCATCGACGCCGACAGCGAGGAGGAACTCGACCAGCTCGAACACCGGATCCGTGCGGCGGTGTCGCTGTCGGTCGAGCCGCAGGACACGTAG
- a CDS encoding alpha/beta fold hydrolase produces the protein MASPAVKHVDVDGIPVGYFVEGEGPDIVLVHGVNGNPETAFSRLLETLTKNHTVIVPGHSGSSITPLPEGELDIDLLVSQVLGVMRAAARGPVDIIGFSSGAAVAAATAAIEPEAVRRLIVGGAFANHTHPWLRLLTKTWLRLADSDTGTFADFGLLNAFSDGYLDSLQAHERLALRAGLSPSPGMIAMLKFILELDISDHLPRITAPALVIGAKQDHLVPIRYARQFQEAIPDSELVEIDSGHVMARERPEELLRIIEEFLT, from the coding sequence ATGGCCAGTCCAGCGGTCAAGCATGTCGACGTCGACGGGATACCGGTCGGCTATTTCGTGGAGGGCGAGGGCCCGGATATCGTCCTCGTGCACGGTGTCAACGGCAATCCGGAAACCGCCTTCTCCAGGCTGCTCGAAACCCTGACGAAGAACCACACCGTGATCGTCCCGGGTCACTCGGGCAGCAGTATCACCCCGCTGCCCGAAGGCGAGTTGGACATCGATCTGCTCGTCAGCCAGGTGCTGGGGGTGATGCGTGCCGCCGCCCGCGGTCCGGTGGACATCATCGGCTTCTCCAGCGGTGCCGCGGTCGCGGCCGCCACCGCAGCCATCGAACCCGAGGCTGTCCGCCGTCTGATCGTCGGCGGCGCGTTCGCCAACCACACCCATCCATGGCTGCGCCTGCTCACCAAGACATGGCTCCGGCTCGCGGATTCGGACACAGGCACGTTTGCCGACTTCGGCCTGCTGAACGCGTTCTCGGACGGCTATCTCGATTCGCTCCAGGCACATGAGCGCCTCGCGCTGAGGGCCGGACTGAGCCCTTCCCCAGGCATGATCGCGATGCTCAAGTTCATCCTCGAGCTGGACATCAGCGACCACCTGCCCAGGATTACTGCCCCCGCCCTGGTCATCGGCGCGAAACAGGACCACTTGGTGCCGATCAGATACGCGAGGCAGTTCCAGGAGGCAATCCCGGACAGCGAACTGGTCGAAATCGACTCAGGTCATGTGATGGCAAGGGAGAGGCCCGAAGAACTGCTGCGGATCATCGAGGAATTCCTGACATAG
- a CDS encoding MFS transporter, with translation MSGTGERGWRARAALLALGAFAVSTDGFVIIGLLPEISRTLQVSIAEAGQLVSVFTIAYALMSPVLATITGTWSRRRVLVCALVLLGTGNAVTALVQDYGLVLVSRVLAGCGAALFSASAVATAAHLAGDQRRGRAVAMVTAGSTLALVLGAPLGTLIGNAWGWQAAIWLVTVVSGIVAAAVAVMLPSIRLDQGSTLRQRLLPLTDRRVLWVLVVTLSAFIGIFLPFTYMSAVFAPATGGDQARLALLLLVFGVAATGGNLMAGALADRYDPRFVVIGATAGISAVFLLMLPIRESFVLVVIMHALSGVVSFSVIGPQQHRIIGYAPPGGAPLVTALNVSTAHLGNFLSSVIGAVVIATTGSAALLLPIAAAFALVAAFLTWWFGHSEQAGAEEVVAGAGQAGESARGCDGPGDNPPTPAGQAGQPGRPDRVSSGETE, from the coding sequence ATGAGCGGCACGGGTGAGCGCGGCTGGCGGGCCCGTGCCGCGCTCCTGGCTCTGGGCGCCTTCGCGGTGAGCACGGACGGCTTCGTCATCATCGGACTGCTGCCCGAGATCAGCAGGACGCTGCAGGTCAGCATCGCCGAGGCCGGCCAGTTGGTGAGTGTGTTCACCATCGCGTACGCCCTGATGTCGCCGGTTCTGGCCACGATCACCGGTACGTGGTCCCGGCGGCGGGTGCTGGTGTGCGCCCTGGTGCTGCTCGGGACGGGGAACGCGGTCACCGCGCTGGTGCAGGACTACGGCCTGGTCCTTGTCTCCCGAGTGCTGGCCGGTTGCGGAGCGGCGCTGTTCAGCGCGAGCGCCGTCGCGACGGCCGCGCATCTGGCGGGTGACCAGCGTCGCGGGCGCGCGGTGGCCATGGTGACCGCCGGCTCGACCCTGGCGCTCGTGCTGGGTGCCCCGCTGGGGACCTTGATCGGCAACGCCTGGGGCTGGCAGGCGGCGATCTGGCTGGTCACCGTCGTCTCCGGCATCGTAGCGGCGGCGGTCGCCGTCATGCTGCCATCCATCCGCCTGGACCAGGGCAGCACGCTACGGCAGCGGCTGCTGCCGCTCACCGACCGTCGGGTGCTGTGGGTCCTGGTCGTCACGCTGTCGGCGTTCATCGGCATTTTCCTCCCCTTCACCTACATGAGTGCGGTGTTCGCCCCGGCCACCGGCGGCGACCAGGCCCGGCTCGCGCTCCTGCTGCTGGTGTTCGGCGTGGCAGCCACCGGCGGCAACCTGATGGCCGGGGCGCTGGCCGACCGCTACGACCCGAGGTTCGTCGTCATCGGCGCCACCGCCGGCATCTCCGCGGTGTTCCTGCTGATGCTCCCCATCCGGGAGAGTTTCGTCCTGGTGGTCATCATGCACGCGCTGAGCGGCGTGGTCTCCTTCTCGGTGATCGGGCCGCAGCAGCACCGCATCATCGGATACGCGCCGCCGGGGGGCGCACCGCTGGTCACGGCGCTCAACGTGTCCACCGCGCATCTGGGGAACTTCCTGTCCAGCGTCATCGGCGCGGTCGTCATCGCCACTACCGGATCCGCGGCTCTCCTGCTGCCTATAGCCGCGGCGTTCGCGCTGGTCGCCGCCTTCCTCACCTGGTGGTTCGGGCACTCAGAGCAGGCAGGCGCCGAGGAGGTAGTCGCTGGCGCCGGTCAAGCCGGAGAGTCAGCAAGGGGCTGCGATGGTCCAGGGGACAACCCCCCGACCCCAGCCGGACAAGCAGGTCAGCCAGGGAGACCGGACCGGGTGTCGAGCGGCGAAACCGAGTAA
- a CDS encoding class I SAM-dependent methyltransferase produces the protein MEPISYTAQWTSAARAVESERSEDRLFTDPYARALAAPRGFELLEKYGGGGLLPFLAIRTRFYDDTIAAVLVETGIRQVVFVAAGMDTRVYRMDWPAGTVVYEIDHAALIEEKRGRLARLGVTARAERREVAADLTADWEVALFQAGHDPGRRTLWVAEGLLFFLTSEQAGGLLETLARLSAPGSRLVTDMVNESMLSTPLNQKFLANLRQDGTPWQFGTDEPEEFLSHWGWKAHVVKEPGEPGPGQHRWPYGLRPRERRGVPRSWLVHAEATAPDAARPGPGV, from the coding sequence ATGGAACCCATCTCCTATACGGCCCAGTGGACATCAGCCGCCCGCGCCGTCGAATCCGAGAGATCCGAGGACCGTCTTTTCACGGACCCATACGCGCGGGCCCTCGCCGCCCCCCGTGGCTTCGAGCTGCTGGAGAAGTACGGCGGCGGCGGTCTGCTCCCGTTCCTCGCGATCCGCACCCGGTTCTACGATGACACGATCGCCGCGGTGCTGGTTGAGACCGGCATTCGGCAGGTGGTGTTCGTCGCGGCCGGGATGGACACCCGCGTCTACCGGATGGACTGGCCCGCCGGCACGGTCGTCTACGAGATCGACCACGCTGCCCTGATAGAGGAGAAGCGCGGCCGACTGGCCCGGCTGGGCGTCACGGCCCGGGCCGAGCGCCGCGAGGTCGCCGCCGACCTGACGGCCGACTGGGAGGTGGCCCTCTTCCAGGCGGGCCATGATCCGGGCCGGCGCACGCTCTGGGTCGCCGAAGGGCTGCTCTTCTTCCTCACCTCGGAGCAGGCAGGCGGCCTGCTGGAGACCCTGGCGCGTCTCTCGGCACCGGGCAGCCGGCTGGTGACCGACATGGTGAACGAGTCGATGCTGAGCACCCCCCTCAACCAGAAGTTCCTCGCGAACCTGCGCCAGGACGGCACCCCCTGGCAGTTCGGCACGGACGAGCCCGAGGAGTTCCTGTCGCACTGGGGTTGGAAGGCGCACGTGGTGAAGGAGCCGGGCGAGCCGGGCCCGGGGCAGCACCGCTGGCCGTACGGGCTACGCCCGCGGGAGCGGCGTGGTGTGCCGCGCAGCTGGCTCGTCCACGCGGAGGCCACGGCACCCGACGCCGCCCGACCCGGCCCGGGAGTGTGA
- a CDS encoding acyl carrier protein has translation MGSDENILESRLVDSLSFVDLVYTIEAAADVEIDLDTIRISDFETISTIEKTFFSGSS, from the coding sequence GTGGGCAGCGACGAGAACATCCTGGAAAGCCGACTGGTGGACTCGCTGTCCTTCGTCGATCTCGTCTACACCATCGAGGCGGCGGCCGACGTGGAGATCGATCTCGACACCATCAGAATCAGTGACTTCGAAACGATATCCACGATCGAGAAGACGTTCTTCAGTGGAAGCAGCTGA
- a CDS encoding holo-ACP synthase, with amino-acid sequence MAISRLGIDLVPFSRVEQMLADNPEVLTRRMLTPREIPLCFPGGVPDVPGIAGRLAAKEAVFKLFHTSSGPLPWRDIDIGKEPGGRPVVRLGGRAGELARQAGIGHIEISIAHDEPCAIAVAGAVCAEPTDERTDHEQQWNRGGSGLDPGPESGS; translated from the coding sequence GTGGCGATCAGCCGTCTCGGCATCGATCTGGTCCCCTTCAGCCGTGTTGAGCAGATGCTCGCCGACAATCCGGAAGTTCTCACCCGCCGGATGCTCACCCCGCGGGAGATTCCGCTGTGCTTTCCCGGGGGCGTACCGGACGTACCGGGAATCGCCGGGCGGCTGGCAGCCAAGGAGGCGGTTTTCAAACTGTTCCACACCTCCAGCGGCCCGCTGCCCTGGCGGGATATCGATATCGGCAAGGAGCCGGGCGGCCGTCCTGTGGTGCGGCTGGGCGGGAGAGCCGGTGAACTCGCGCGGCAGGCCGGTATCGGGCACATCGAGATCAGCATCGCGCACGACGAACCGTGCGCCATCGCAGTCGCCGGTGCGGTCTGCGCTGAGCCAACGGACGAGAGGACTGATCATGAGCAGCAGTGGAATCGAGGCGGTTCGGGCTTGGATCCTGGCCCGGAATCCGGGTCGTGA
- a CDS encoding class-II aminoacyl-tRNA synthetase family protein, with amino-acid sequence MAPTAREGQDLTDALVILDPERTDLVRELDDIFTGWGRAAGAREIIPPPIYPVSDLEKFDVYTNFPHLNLVAAALDLEGGHGKPSDGRFAGAGLLDARLGLPHATCYGAYLFHERRQLAGDTLVTLVNRCFRNEASYGGLNRLMSFQMREIVALGSFDHTQQVLAEFTDRILRFAEALGLPLTKTAATDPFFEEGGARALLQRLSPVKFELQYGDLAIASVNTHRNFFGERCDITLPGSGEHAYTSCVAFGLERWLSVLEDSHDGDPQRALEHVRTVAATGF; translated from the coding sequence ATGGCGCCGACTGCGCGCGAGGGTCAGGACCTGACCGACGCCCTGGTCATCCTGGATCCCGAGCGGACCGATCTGGTCAGGGAACTCGACGACATCTTCACCGGATGGGGCAGAGCCGCCGGGGCCCGCGAGATCATCCCGCCGCCCATCTACCCGGTGTCCGACCTGGAGAAGTTCGACGTGTACACGAACTTCCCGCATCTGAACCTGGTCGCGGCGGCCCTCGACCTGGAGGGCGGCCACGGCAAGCCGTCCGACGGCCGGTTCGCCGGCGCCGGCCTGCTCGACGCCCGGCTCGGGCTGCCGCACGCGACCTGCTACGGCGCCTACCTCTTCCACGAGCGCCGCCAGCTGGCCGGCGACACCCTTGTGACACTGGTCAACCGGTGCTTCAGGAACGAGGCCAGTTACGGCGGACTGAACCGGCTGATGAGTTTCCAGATGCGGGAGATCGTCGCGCTCGGCAGCTTCGATCACACCCAGCAGGTGCTGGCGGAGTTCACCGACCGCATCCTGCGTTTCGCCGAGGCCCTCGGCCTGCCGCTGACCAAGACGGCGGCGACGGACCCGTTTTTTGAGGAAGGCGGCGCCCGTGCCCTGTTGCAGCGGCTCAGTCCGGTGAAGTTCGAGCTCCAGTACGGCGATTTGGCCATCGCGTCGGTCAACACCCACCGGAACTTCTTCGGCGAACGCTGCGATATCACGCTGCCCGGCAGCGGTGAGCACGCCTACACCAGCTGTGTTGCCTTCGGTCTCGAACGCTGGCTCTCCGTGCTGGAGGATTCACACGACGGGGATCCCCAGCGCGCACTGGAGCACGTACGCACGGTCGCCGCCACGGGCTTCTGA
- a CDS encoding diiron oxygenase → MGSTLTNRSERLVEVLKRLTSKSIEDYYNPYQLFEWPDSLPEDMWWMSPELTTTHGTEVAERLSPEQLYRLSRYESINFYSLNVHGIRELLIEVTKRIHTPGFETPSEFFHHFIGEENEHMWFFAEFCLRYGGKMYRQPPGNVTESTRSDVESLLVFARILIFEELVDHFNSKMALDSRLDTTIRAINRIHHQDESRHIAFGRELVSMLFEDVAKTSTADELTAISAYVRRFMTYSFESLYHPHVYRDAGLENPHQVRRTLLDSPARVELERNVFRKTSKFLEKTGII, encoded by the coding sequence ATGGGTAGCACTCTGACAAACCGCAGCGAGCGACTTGTCGAAGTCCTGAAGCGCTTGACTTCGAAATCGATCGAGGACTACTACAACCCCTACCAGCTCTTCGAATGGCCGGACAGCCTGCCGGAGGACATGTGGTGGATGAGCCCGGAACTCACCACCACCCACGGGACCGAAGTGGCGGAGCGTCTCTCGCCGGAGCAGCTCTACAGGCTGTCGCGCTATGAGAGCATCAATTTCTACAGCCTTAATGTGCACGGCATCCGCGAACTCCTCATCGAGGTGACCAAGCGGATCCACACGCCCGGGTTCGAGACGCCCTCCGAGTTCTTCCACCACTTCATCGGCGAAGAGAACGAGCACATGTGGTTCTTCGCCGAGTTCTGTCTGCGTTACGGCGGCAAGATGTACCGGCAACCTCCCGGGAACGTCACGGAGTCCACCCGTTCGGATGTCGAGAGTCTGCTGGTCTTCGCACGGATCCTGATCTTCGAGGAGCTGGTCGACCACTTCAACTCCAAGATGGCGCTCGACAGCCGGTTGGACACCACGATCCGGGCCATCAACCGCATCCACCACCAGGACGAGTCCCGGCACATCGCCTTCGGTCGCGAACTCGTGTCGATGCTGTTCGAGGACGTCGCGAAGACCTCGACCGCCGACGAGCTCACCGCGATATCCGCTTATGTCAGGCGCTTCATGACGTACAGCTTCGAGTCCCTCTACCACCCGCACGTCTACCGCGACGCCGGCCTTGAGAACCCCCATCAGGTGCGCCGCACCCTCCTCGACTCGCCGGCCCGAGTCGAGTTGGAGCGGAACGTGTTCCGCAAGACGTCGAAGTTCCTTGAGAAGACGGGGATCATCTGA
- a CDS encoding EF-hand domain-containing protein: protein MSPQEFITAKIHTGFGHLDRDGDGALTEADHHLMGRSVARGLGYPEDSPEERAVIDAYLRIWHEVHVPMDTDGDGRISREEFVASTSALAGDAERADAALGGLADRIVDIADRDGDDRIRVDEYTAFIRGQAPGLSETEVHEAFRHLDLDGDGTLTRAELRRAVIDYFTSADLDAPGNWYFGTPAHRM, encoded by the coding sequence TTGTCCCCCCAGGAATTCATCACAGCGAAGATCCACACCGGCTTCGGACACCTCGACCGGGACGGTGACGGCGCACTCACCGAAGCCGACCACCACCTGATGGGCCGCAGTGTCGCCCGGGGACTCGGCTACCCGGAGGACTCCCCGGAGGAACGGGCCGTCATCGACGCGTACCTGCGCATCTGGCACGAGGTGCACGTTCCGATGGACACCGACGGAGACGGCAGGATCAGTCGCGAGGAGTTCGTCGCCTCCACCTCGGCGCTGGCCGGCGACGCCGAACGGGCCGATGCCGCCCTGGGCGGACTCGCCGACAGGATCGTCGACATCGCCGACCGCGACGGAGACGACCGCATCCGCGTCGACGAGTACACCGCCTTCATCCGCGGCCAGGCTCCCGGCCTGAGCGAGACGGAGGTCCACGAGGCGTTCCGCCACCTAGACCTCGACGGGGACGGCACCCTGACACGGGCCGAACTCCGCAGGGCCGTCATCGACTACTTCACCAGCGCCGACTTGGACGCGCCCGGCAACTGGTACTTCGGCACACCGGCCCACCGGATGTGA